The proteins below come from a single Deltaproteobacteria bacterium genomic window:
- a CDS encoding polysaccharide deacetylase family protein, with the protein MKSQKGTSVRVFKKLSLGGKKIALTFDDGPDSTHTLSLLRFLETQNVPACFFLIAEKVARYAEISLEIHKRGFEIGNHSASHRWGTAFSPFILRQELEASEIIFRKIFRKTPRLYRPPRGILFPWMKTVLAQSHYDLVYWTEMPGDYWPWHSPDSIRQKLLSSVQEKSIWTFHDGLNLWGQGKGFALDLLRELIPYYQDQGYEFVSLREGLEVEVYR; encoded by the coding sequence GCCCTCACTTTTGATGATGGTCCGGATTCTACTCATACCCTTTCCTTGCTTCGTTTTCTTGAAACCCAAAATGTCCCGGCCTGCTTCTTTTTAATTGCAGAAAAGGTGGCTCGATATGCCGAAATCAGTCTGGAAATTCACAAGAGGGGTTTTGAGATTGGCAATCACAGTGCTTCCCATCGCTGGGGCACGGCCTTTTCCCCCTTCATTTTAAGGCAAGAGCTTGAAGCCTCCGAGATCATATTCCGAAAAATTTTTCGTAAAACCCCTCGCTTGTATCGACCTCCCCGAGGGATTTTGTTTCCCTGGATGAAAACGGTCTTGGCCCAGTCTCACTACGACTTGGTTTACTGGACGGAGATGCCAGGAGATTATTGGCCCTGGCATTCCCCAGACAGCATCCGCCAAAAATTGCTTTCTTCTGTTCAAGAAAAATCGATTTGGACCTTTCACGATGGTTTGAATTTGTGGGGGCAGGGAAAGGGTTTTGCCCTGGATCTGCTGCGGGAATTGATTCCCTATTATCAGGATCAGGGTTATGAGTTTGTGAGTTTGAGAGAGGGCTTGGAGGTGGAGGTTTATCGATGA